A window of Metopolophium dirhodum isolate CAU chromosome 6, ASM1992520v1, whole genome shotgun sequence genomic DNA:
ATTTACGTCAAGTTCTTGATAATCGTTGatttcatgtttaaaatatctaGATCCCTAAACTTCAGATTCACAGCCCCTATACCCTGATCTATTCCTAATGAATTGATTCGCAATGGATCCGTTGGGAGTAATCCAAGACTCGGAATAccttaaaaaatttgtaatttcatttgataaaaaaatacaaaatattagttaaattgttttatattgtttttacctTTTGCCAAATAAGGAGTGGCCCGTTGAAGCGCATCTCTGATACATTCGTTTAAAGCTGGATCACTTAATTTGCATTGTATAAAACCTTTTgctgaaaacaaaattaacaaaaattaaataaaaataatattataatagcaaacattaaattacgaaaaaaataaataataggtttaGGTAGatagtatgattattatttaagcaaAGTCCATACGATTATCGCAATACTATTGTGTAagtgtaaaaaataactataataaggatataaaatataaattatcattgtaattatgaacttaaattattgtgcattgtgttatattattatttattataaacttaataatatcaaatcaaaTATGATAAAGTATAGTTCTAGGTTTAAtccaagtattatttttatcgttaacaaataaaatagtttatttcaatTACGTATAATTAAGAACCTATATGGTTTCGATAGTTTTGTGTTATTCTATATAGTATTCGAGTAAAGTTGTTGTTGTAGTGGCATAACACTAAGTAGCCATAACTAGTGACCATGTaagttatttgatattttttaataaattaaacgtgatatatgtataataaactgttttataaaaacatattagtatattgttCAGAATAATGTTATGACGCGAAGGCCGCTCTAAGCATTATAGTTACTGTCTTACTGgttccataataataaattaattaatatacataatgcatatatatatatatatatttattgacatggtcattataaaattactgaTAGAACCGGTCCAGAGACATCACTCTAATAGTAATAAATGTTCTTCCGGTAGACAGTGTCACAGCCAGATTACTCGTGAGTCGTGTGTACTTACTTATGTTATGACATCAAGGAccaataaaaacttataaacttCCTTATGTATTGAGTCATAATATGAGtaaaagtacatatttttaaatatttttgagttaaaATGTTCCAGTGTTTTATGTGGcacattatttcatttttctgattaacacaaaactataataactgAGAATAACTGAgaataatttgaattcaaatcaAATTCTAACatttaacaaacaaattataaaataatctttatatCAAACTGTTAAATAATCCAGAAATTACGTAACtccttttttgtatgtatattaaaaaagtgACCTTCTAATCTTCTAAAGAATCCAATACATAAGGTATGAAAAAtcggaatttgaataaatgtattattaaatcaatgacACTGCCAAATTGTTAATTtagtatgtaattttataactagttataagcttttaattttttccaatgtTTTCTAAAACTAACTTTATATAGATAGATATgcttattaagtattaacatataaaaataattaaatattttttttctgaatcaatagtataaaaaaagttaataacattaatgtcttataatgttaataacaaCATTGACCAGCATCTAATAATCAAGGCAGTCCTTATACTTAAACTGCAAAAAGTTTAGAAAATGTGCAAGTTTgtactttaaaacaaaataacttctacatttaataacatatcagagtaatgaaataataaatacctattcaaTGAGACTCTCATAAATTTATTACACGTTAGAATTAGAACTTGAAAATTCAAACTTGATACTTCTTAAGATGACGTAATTATTTATCACGTACGAAGaatagggttttaaaattatataactgaTCGATACCAGTAATCACGTTTTTAGCCAGTCTTAAAACCAAACAATTAAGCACCGGAGATTACTGAAACCCTGTattgtatatgttataattatttaggtattgtACATTTTTCACTTACGCAGTTTTGTCGGAGGTGCAGCGTGGCTGGTTTCAACGAAAATGTACACAAGACAACAAACAAACTTTACGATAAAAGCGTTCATATTGTATGATTTTGATCTGCAGGTTTGCAAGATTGACTTAGTGAAACTGAATCCGGTTGCTCTTTAGGAATCCGCTTATATATACTTACGTTGTTTCAACGGAAAGACATTAGTTAGACGATTAAACGAAAACGTGATAATTCCGTTCACCTCTATAACCCCAACGGCTAATATAGCCTTCAATCCCTACTGTAATTCTGTTTACTGAATATGTGAATGCTACAAAAATATTAGTCAAAAAACTAGTCCGACAAGATGTAAGGACACTTTTAGgatgatgataaatattatcatagtatgaTACAtgtcattaattatttcaaacgcACCTAGTATATGCGAGGTGTATGGTACCTCAATAGAATGcaatattaacgtttttttttaatcattcaaagttctgttttttgtaaataaaactccgcaaaccaatatattatacgagtattctgttattttatgAATGCATGTAGGCTATttgaaatagatattttttaaaagacttaataggtacatttaaatataacattacaatataaataaaattatatacataatataaattagtaaatatttttagcattttctattatcaaaaataaaacaaataagtaataatggtAGTAATCCATTGAAAATgagtgtttaataattatttatattttgattattctaGTGTTTATTCTAGAAACAAACGTTTTACTGAGCaaagttaatttttctttttaactagCTTACGTACGtaaactctttttttttaaagtaacacCCAGCTATGCATTCTTTGAAGGAGCTAAAAATCTGCTCATTTTTCAGTCgatatgttgtcaaaatttaataatatccaaACTCACTAGAACAATGCGCTTAGAAAATGAACTAATGGCTTTTCATACATAACtactcaaattatttatatttcgaaTGAAAAACTATCTGTCTAATTTTCCAGAAAAATCAATTAGCTACAAACCTTTAAGTCCTTAAAAAATCCCTGGAATTCTCGCTAAAAATCGTAAACGGTAAcgtgataaaaatgtttagttaggtacacaaattaaataaaaagaaaaatataatctaaaatgtcCATAGACTAGTTGAGGCTGCTTTCATTAGTAAATGTTGTATCCTATATCATatagtgtaatttttattatttatatttgtttataatgaaCTAGCGtaatggttattacttataagtagaATTGTTTGTTATTCTATTGATGTATAGACACACAATAACAAATGGTTTTtcagccaaaaaaaatttttattgcaatattttttgtaacaaaatatttaaatttcaatagtaGTTAAATAAGTTACaattattctatttaattaattagttattttgccttttttttaaaagtgaacattttgtataagttgcatatataaattactatctAAAATAATGGACGAATTTGCATAAGATAAATctccaaacaatattatattttttgtataactttattgtaaataattaaatataaattaatacttgcAATAGTAACATTTgatataactacataatatctaaaaacgtatacattttaatgcttATCAATCAATATCTCGTTGTATATTGATGGATAAActgtacaataaaaatgtatcatatttaccaaaataatatctataaagcGTACTACGCGCACTCATCATTAATTGTATACAGTCAAACATATTCaccttaaaaaatgataaaaataacattgtctAAATTTAATCTAGGATCACTTGATTTTCCGGAAAACGAGATAAAAAGCTCTGAGCAATTTGTCCGAAGGCCTTGCCAAAAACCTCTTCGATAGCCGGTTGCAGTTCGTTTAAAAGTTCACGCCAATTCTCGTTTAGGAATAAGTTCATGTTATCTCCTGCAATAtagtcaaatatttaattttaattagacgattatatcatagaatattaaatttgaatgcatCATGACAAAACACGGTTCATAtgagttatttattaatcacaagtaaaagaaaaaaaatttctggtgtccaacatttttttaacataaatactggacactaattaatataatttagtagaCGTAAATTTgtacgttaaaaatataaaaactcttTATTCTCATTATTACTGCTTTaaccaaatttttaaattattatcaaaacagtAGTCAAGtcaatgaacaatattcacAACTAcaatttttctacttttaaaacatttcgtGGGGGGACTCCTAGACCCCtggattattttgtaatttggtaagtatcatacaaaaaataataattaataaactatacgaTGATTGCTAATAATAGTTGTAGCACCCTTATAAAATAATCCTAGATCAGCCCCTGTAGATGGatgagtattattataacaaaatactaCACGAAAGTAAAGGAAATTCattgtattgaatattatattatattatatttgatatttattgggaaatttttttttttaaacatgcctataaataactcaaaaataatttgaaaattatatcatgcatttaaaatggtattatacacatttggtgaacatttcaagagGTAGCTTAGTGAATATCTACGtatacggttattcgtttttgaattacaaaaaaattaataaaatcatttgatAAGAAATCGTCCCCCCCCCTCAAAGTACAAACTACGAGTaggttcactttcctatcagaaaagatcctgaagtagaaaatcgaatgttttcaaattaatatcatGCCCCTAATACtgttaagtatttgaaattcaaactttgaattactaaaaattgtattatgctGTAATAGAACAAAACACTTTAAATAAATCATGACAACTTGCAGACCTTACAATAATTATGCTTAATGCAactcataaattaaattacctaaaGCTTTATCTCCATTAAACAAATTgtctaatttaattttcatattcgTAGGTGTGAATTTCCATGCTATGTTTACAATTTCTAGGTATTTGTTTCCGTTCTTTACGACTGGTTTCATTTGAACAGTGCCAACAAGTTTTGAtacatctataaaaaaaatgcattcataaaatataatataaaatataaatatatatatatatatatatattatacaaaatataatatgatcaattgttgattataatattacctatgacaattttacattttcccTTTCCTACAATTGGAAGAATTAATACTTTTCCAGTTATTTCATAATCTCCATCCAAAATTATGGATTTTTCGGGATGTAACTCAACATCCAAACTATAGGTTTCTGCATTATAGCTGTAATAGATAGATATAAAtgcaatacatttaaaaaaacacatttttttaataaatataggtacttactgaattttgtcaataataatggatttaaGGTTACTGATATCTAAATCTTTAAAATCCAGTTTAATACTAACTGGTCCCTTGCCTTGGTCGATTAACAATGTAGAGATTCGCAGCGGATCCATTTTGTTGATTCCCATACTTGGAACGCCTAAATAAGTCATAACATTATAGTTATGATTAATATAAGTAGATGCTATGTAGAATTGTTAGATAGTAACAAAGTATGGATACAGGTATGTATTTAAAGGTGGACAGGTGTACCATTTTGTCTGGGATGGCAATTTTTGTAATCTATTTAGGgtgtagtacatattattattattttgggttaattgtacaaaaatcaatatatatattatactagctgataaCACTACTAGCAGGTCtaattctttatttaatattcggtgtatggtgttcaaaattcatcttaacttttccgttgcccggaataaaaattctgattcacggcagtatattatcaggtaggcaatctacttataaatcatttttaaatacaatttttacaattatcatacatgtatattacttaaataattttttctaaaaatagtattataagcatcatatcaataaatatatgtgGTTTTTGAAGGGAAGGTATGCGAATACAACTGCCGATAATCTCAAAAATCGATAATTAGGGCGCAGATGTTAGATGATTTCCTTTTTTTAGGacctattgtattttattgatcaTAAATTGAACTATTtctcaaatatattttgaagttatattattttaaataggtgaTTTATAGTATAGTAACATTTCAAATTTGGTTgctaaaaattaatcattaatataatatataagcaccttcaacaattgtaaaatatagatACTACTATAGGTTAGTCATTTACTATAGAGTTTTTTACGCCTTTACACCACCATCAGAAATGTTTACATTTAGAGGTAATGAAACAGTGCTTGTTTTACCAAAAAAGGACCGAGTTTTATCTAGAAATAGGTAAATTACTAAGTTTCTTCGAAGTATCTCGCAGACTCGTGGAAACTACGTTTGTACATTTACCAAGCCTCgacataatttatgtaatattgacCACTTTTCCTAAAGTGTTAAAAATAtcgactttttaaaaatgtaatgcataataatatgtaacagtaCATCTTGACATGTTTagagcatatttatttttactccgTCCAAAGAGTCTATTGcagagaataaaatacaatacacataTCGTTGTAGaactaatatattgtattcatcaCTCCACTTAGCACATAGAATCTAAAAAAGGGCATGTTCAATATCGAAATTGTGTTTACTTTTACCTTTTGCTAAATGAGGCACAGCACTTTGAATTCCCGTCTTTATACATTCATCAAATTTAGGATCACTTTTTTTGCATAGTATAAAACCTTTAGctgtaacaacaaaatattatatttattaatattaacattttaaatatttatgtgaaattaagtgaattttaaaaatgtcaattgtTTGTCGGTTAAATCAGTGTTAGAAATCTAATCAAAATTAGTACCCATTCATCGTTTATAATACACTCAAATTGTGTCTCAACTTATTTTGTATATCATAATGTAccgaaaataatgttaaaataaaaactccaGTGCTTAGTTATGAATGAGTTTCTAAATGTAATAGTTTTTATGGCCAGAGTTAGTAAATGTCGGTGTAACACAgtcaataatatgaaaatataaaaatgtaattacaatgttttaaagatTACCATGTCGgcggttataaataaattataaattatttattcaaccaAATCAAAAATCGAATCATAAATATgaagaaaaattggaaaataaataaaaaatatccttCCGAATCTTCAGAAATTAAACAGTgtttaacagtatttttttaacgtaTACTTGAAAACATGTTTTCCAACATTATAACATACTACATCATATAATTTAAAGCACTAGTATTTTAGCATaccttattcacaataatattggcCGATTGCCATGGTGGATGGAAAAATAATAaggcatttaattttttcaacctggaatttgtttgaattttaaatagttgaaataatattacgatttgcaatttggtatattatggatgttcagttaaatttaaaatgaatgcaAGTTGTGAATTCAATTTAATTGAAAcgttttagttataaaatatatttatagtatataaatgtcattataataatgtttataaaagaaaatataaacatacctTTACtcaattcaaaaagaaaatttctgaaataattttctttaatatttaaaaataattaaggaaaaatatattttactagaaaaactgtagaaattaattttgcaaCACGAATTTTTACATACTGCCATATAACGGTACACtcctacaaaataaataatttacaaatacctTAGAGGCTAGaagtatataagtaaaataaaataaattatttgtacctacaacacttgaaatattttaatgcatgAACGAGAATTATTgacagtaaattaaaattattaatatataataactatttaaataatttataattttttttaatattataattaaaatatatacatgctattaatttacaatctgtacaatGTGGAATAAGTATATCGTAAATAAATCTGTTcacaattacaataaattatagtaaaaataagagTAAAATTgctaaaaacattaatattgttgtgaaataaatatgaataactgTAGGATGCACAAATAAGTATTAAACAATGTATTACCGAATTT
This region includes:
- the LOC132946731 gene encoding uncharacterized protein LOC132946731; its protein translation is MTANILNIVCGLVCVVIVCVNAAPSAKLPKGFILCKKSDPKFDECIKTGIQSAVPHLAKGVPSMGINKMDPLRISTLLIDQGKGPVSIKLDFKDLDISNLKSIIIDKIHYNAETYSLDVELHPEKSIILDGDYEITGKVLILPIVGKGKCKIVIDVSKLVGTVQMKPVVKNGNKYLEIVNIAWKFTPTNMKIKLDNLFNGDKALGDNMNLFLNENWRELLNELQPAIEEVFGKAFGQIAQSFLSRFPENQVILDHSHIQATGFSFTKSILQTCRSKSYNMNAFIVKFVCCLVYIFVETSHAAPPTKLPKGFIQCKLSDPALNECIRDALQRATPYLAKGIPSLGLLPTDPLRINSLGIDQGIGAVNLKFRDLDILNMKSTIIKNLTYDPKNYTLNVALVVQKPIVLEGQYETNGRVIILPINGNGTCRFALDNYKSFSVIKMKPVLINGNTHLEIKSLDWKFTTSKMHLKMNNLFNGDKLLGDNMNLFLNENWMELLKEMQPAFEKALSSAFISIAQEFFNRIPLNQIFID